In the Streptomyces sp. cg36 genome, one interval contains:
- a CDS encoding SURF1 family protein, which translates to MYRFLLTPRWWGINIFVVLAIPFCVFMGSWQLGRFEDRVQSHNAAEKRPDAAELRAVPLRELLPVDQKTSGRSASATGKYGEQFLVPDRRVDGKDGSYVLTLLRTDGGKALPVVRGWLPKGRPAPAPPAGQVTVDGALQASETPGTDGVNAAGGLPRGQLGMISAASLVNLVPYDVYDAWITLNRADAGMVAVPAAKPQNTGLDLKAFQNLGYTGEWFVFAGFVVFMWFRLLRREAEAVEDAELGLAPVSPSGAAPASASAESGRGSSS; encoded by the coding sequence GTGTACCGGTTCCTGCTGACTCCCCGCTGGTGGGGGATCAACATCTTCGTCGTGCTGGCCATCCCCTTCTGCGTGTTCATGGGGTCCTGGCAGCTCGGCCGCTTCGAGGACCGCGTGCAGTCGCACAACGCGGCCGAGAAGCGGCCCGACGCCGCCGAGCTCAGGGCCGTGCCGCTGCGTGAGCTGCTGCCGGTCGACCAGAAGACCTCGGGGCGCTCGGCCAGCGCGACCGGGAAGTACGGCGAGCAGTTCCTGGTGCCGGACCGTCGGGTGGACGGCAAGGACGGCTCGTACGTGCTGACCCTGCTGCGTACCGATGGCGGCAAGGCGCTGCCCGTGGTGCGGGGGTGGCTGCCCAAGGGGCGCCCGGCTCCGGCCCCGCCCGCCGGGCAGGTCACCGTCGACGGTGCGCTGCAGGCGTCCGAGACGCCGGGGACCGACGGGGTCAACGCCGCAGGGGGGCTGCCTCGGGGGCAGCTTGGGATGATCAGTGCGGCTTCTCTGGTCAACCTCGTTCCGTACGACGTGTACGACGCGTGGATCACGTTGAACCGGGCCGATGCGGGGATGGTGGCCGTGCCGGCCGCGAAGCCGCAGAACACGGGGCTTGATCTGAAGGCGTTCCAGAACCTCGGTTACACCGGGGAGTGGTTCGTCTTCGCCGGGTTCGTGGTGTTCATGTGGTTCCGGTTGCTTCGGCGGGAGGCGGAGGCGGTGGAGGACGCGGAGCTGGGGTTGGCGCCGGTGTCGCCGTCCGGAGCCGCGCCCGCGTCCGCGTCCGCCGAGTCGGGGCGGGGCTCGTCGTCCTGA
- a CDS encoding prolyl oligopeptidase family serine peptidase — translation MGSMNEMPEWEKRFRAPRVGLPDWAEDAPDRSLFVSNATGTYELYAWDRATGAQRQATDRPNGTTDGVLTPDGEWIWWFSDTDGDEFGVWMRQPFGGGDDEPAVPGLEPSYPAGLALGRDGTAVVGRSTDEEGSTVHVVRPGAAPVEIYRHRESAGVGDLSHDGALIALEHTEHGDAMHSALRVVRLDGTTAAELDDTKGGTEELGLEVLGFAPLAGDTRLLVAHQRRGRWEPMVWDVTSGEQTELALALPGDVTAEWYPDGSGLLVVHSFEARSELFRYDLAAAELIEVETPAGSVSAASARPDGTVEYLWSSAARPSEVRATTGAVVLDPPGMKAPHSVPVEDAWVEGPGGRVHALVQKPAGEGPFPTVFELHGGPTWHDSDAFAAGPAAWVDHGYAVVRVNYRGSTGYGREWTDALKHRVGLIELEDVAAVREWAVASGLADPARLVLAGASWGGYLTLLGLGTEPDAWALGVAVVPVADYVTAYHDEMEALKAMDRTLLGGTPEEVPERFEASSPLTYVDAVRAPVYISAGVNDPRCPIRQVENYVDRLAARGAVHEVYRYDAGHGSLVVEERIKQVRLELEFAGRHLGS, via the coding sequence ATGGGGTCCATGAACGAGATGCCGGAGTGGGAGAAGCGGTTCAGGGCACCGAGGGTGGGGCTGCCCGACTGGGCGGAGGACGCCCCGGACCGCTCGCTGTTCGTGTCGAACGCGACGGGGACGTACGAGCTGTATGCCTGGGACCGGGCGACCGGGGCCCAGCGCCAGGCCACGGACCGGCCGAACGGCACGACGGACGGGGTGCTGACGCCGGACGGCGAGTGGATCTGGTGGTTCAGCGACACCGACGGGGACGAGTTCGGCGTGTGGATGCGCCAGCCGTTCGGCGGGGGCGACGACGAGCCCGCCGTGCCCGGCCTGGAACCGTCCTACCCGGCGGGCCTCGCGCTCGGCCGGGACGGCACGGCGGTCGTCGGCCGCTCCACCGACGAGGAGGGCAGCACCGTCCACGTCGTGCGCCCCGGCGCCGCGCCCGTGGAGATCTACCGGCACCGCGAGTCCGCCGGAGTGGGCGACCTCTCGCACGACGGGGCGCTGATCGCCCTGGAGCACACCGAGCACGGCGACGCGATGCACTCGGCGCTGCGCGTGGTGCGGCTCGACGGCACGACGGCCGCCGAGCTGGACGACACCAAGGGCGGCACCGAGGAGCTCGGCCTCGAAGTGCTCGGCTTCGCGCCGCTGGCCGGGGACACCCGGCTGCTCGTCGCCCACCAGCGCCGGGGCCGCTGGGAGCCCATGGTGTGGGACGTGACCTCGGGCGAGCAGACCGAGCTGGCGCTCGCGCTGCCCGGCGACGTCACGGCGGAGTGGTACCCGGACGGCTCGGGGCTGCTGGTCGTCCACAGCTTCGAGGCCCGCAGCGAGCTGTTCCGCTACGACCTGGCGGCGGCCGAGCTCATCGAGGTGGAGACCCCGGCCGGATCCGTCTCCGCCGCCTCGGCCCGGCCCGACGGGACCGTGGAGTATCTGTGGTCCTCGGCGGCGCGCCCCTCCGAGGTGCGCGCGACGACCGGCGCGGTCGTCCTGGACCCGCCGGGCATGAAGGCACCGCACTCGGTCCCGGTGGAGGACGCGTGGGTGGAGGGGCCCGGCGGCCGGGTCCACGCACTGGTGCAGAAGCCGGCCGGGGAGGGCCCGTTCCCGACCGTCTTCGAGCTGCACGGCGGCCCGACGTGGCACGACAGCGACGCGTTCGCGGCGGGCCCGGCGGCCTGGGTGGACCACGGCTACGCGGTGGTCCGCGTCAACTACCGGGGCTCCACGGGGTACGGCAGGGAGTGGACGGACGCGCTCAAGCACCGGGTCGGGCTCATCGAGCTGGAGGACGTGGCGGCGGTGCGGGAGTGGGCGGTGGCGTCCGGGCTCGCCGATCCGGCCCGACTGGTGCTGGCGGGCGCGTCCTGGGGCGGCTATCTGACCCTGCTGGGCCTGGGCACGGAGCCGGACGCCTGGGCGCTCGGCGTCGCGGTGGTGCCGGTCGCGGACTACGTGACGGCGTACCACGACGAGATGGAGGCGCTCAAGGCGATGGACCGCACGCTGCTCGGCGGGACGCCCGAGGAGGTGCCCGAGCGCTTCGAGGCGTCGTCGCCGCTGACGTACGTGGACGCGGTGCGGGCACCGGTCTACATCTCGGCGGGCGTCAACGACCCGCGCTGCCCCATCCGTCAGGTGGAGAACTATGTGGACCGCCTCGCCGCGCGCGGCGCGGTCCACGAGGTCTACCGCTATGACGCGGGCCATGGCTCGCTGGTGGTGGAGGAGCGGATCAAGCAGGTGCGGCTGGAGCTGGAGTTCGCGGGGAGGCATCTGGGGAGCTGA
- the tatA gene encoding Sec-independent protein translocase subunit TatA — MFLRNGLEPWHLLIVAVVLILLFGSKKLPDTARALGKSLRILKSETRAMKEDGGRADEAPAPAADAAPRTIPGTTAAPADRAAAPHTTTTPGA; from the coding sequence ATGTTCCTGCGCAATGGCCTGGAGCCCTGGCATCTGCTGATCGTCGCGGTGGTGCTGATCCTGCTCTTCGGCTCCAAGAAGCTGCCCGACACGGCCCGCGCCCTGGGCAAGTCGCTGCGGATCCTCAAGAGCGAGACGCGGGCGATGAAGGAGGACGGGGGCCGGGCGGACGAGGCCCCGGCGCCGGCCGCCGACGCCGCGCCCCGCACGATCCCCGGCACCACGGCCGCCCCCGCCGACCGGGCCGCCGCCCCGCACACCACCACGACGCCGGGCGCCTGA
- a CDS encoding LCP family protein: MAGSHKAGHARGRGGEGAAGAPPAGRRRRGRLRLVLAILVSLLVLVVAGLGWVYFQLNGDIRTFDDGGVSGDRPAASLKGQNVLVIGSDSRAGDNEEYGHGKGDIGRSDTAFLMHVHADHKHATAVSIPRDTLVDVPPCKLPNGNWTKTQHNVMFNSAFSVGDTARGNPACTQNTVEKLTGLRVDHTVVVDFAGFAKMTKAVGGVQVCLPKDVYEGDLNPNRHARGERIFAKGVQDVSGQKALDYVRIRHGIGDGSDIGRIQRQQAFISSLMKKVKSKGLDPTTLFPLAKAATQSMTVDPGLGSADKLISFAMSMKNIDLHNTKFVTLPWRYEGARVAMVKPEAEALFAALRADRTVDGKDAGGKQSDGKSDDKGPSPSPTAPPSGAGTAVAVYNGTTTKGLAARAADALKAGGYTVTGTATAATQDFEHTVIEYGPGERAHADALAQRFPGALLRPAKAGLTVILGSKYAAAPDAGPAAPAAVPSQVAEKARSADDDVCSNLSYG; encoded by the coding sequence ATGGCAGGCAGCCACAAGGCGGGACATGCGCGCGGTCGCGGCGGGGAAGGCGCCGCAGGCGCGCCCCCGGCCGGGCGTCGCAGACGCGGCCGGCTGCGGCTGGTCCTCGCCATCCTGGTGTCGCTGCTCGTCCTGGTGGTGGCCGGGCTCGGCTGGGTCTACTTCCAGCTCAACGGCGACATCCGCACCTTCGACGACGGCGGTGTCTCCGGCGACCGCCCGGCCGCCTCGCTCAAGGGCCAGAACGTCCTGGTCATCGGCTCGGACTCGCGCGCGGGCGACAACGAGGAGTACGGCCACGGCAAGGGCGACATCGGCCGCTCCGACACCGCCTTCCTCATGCACGTGCACGCCGACCACAAGCACGCCACGGCGGTCTCCATCCCCCGCGACACCCTCGTCGACGTACCGCCCTGCAAGCTGCCGAACGGCAACTGGACCAAGACCCAGCACAACGTGATGTTCAACTCGGCGTTCTCCGTCGGCGACACGGCCCGGGGCAACCCGGCCTGCACCCAGAACACCGTCGAGAAGCTGACCGGGCTGCGCGTGGACCACACCGTCGTCGTGGACTTCGCGGGCTTCGCCAAGATGACCAAGGCCGTCGGCGGCGTCCAGGTGTGCCTCCCCAAGGACGTCTACGAGGGCGACCTCAACCCCAACCGGCACGCGCGCGGGGAGCGCATCTTCGCCAAGGGCGTCCAGGACGTCTCGGGCCAGAAGGCGCTCGACTACGTACGCATCCGGCACGGCATAGGCGACGGCTCCGACATCGGCCGGATCCAGCGCCAGCAGGCGTTCATCTCCAGCCTCATGAAGAAGGTCAAGTCGAAGGGGCTCGACCCGACCACCCTGTTCCCGCTCGCCAAGGCCGCCACCCAGTCCATGACCGTCGACCCGGGCCTCGGCTCCGCCGACAAGCTGATCTCCTTCGCCATGTCGATGAAGAACATCGATCTGCACAACACCAAGTTCGTCACCCTGCCCTGGCGGTACGAGGGCGCGCGCGTGGCGATGGTGAAGCCGGAGGCCGAGGCGCTCTTCGCGGCCCTGCGCGCGGACCGGACCGTCGACGGCAAGGACGCGGGCGGCAAGCAGTCGGACGGCAAGTCCGACGACAAGGGGCCGAGCCCCAGCCCCACCGCCCCGCCGTCGGGCGCCGGAACGGCCGTCGCCGTCTACAACGGCACCACCACCAAGGGCCTGGCCGCCCGCGCCGCCGACGCGCTGAAGGCGGGCGGCTACACGGTCACCGGCACCGCCACCGCCGCCACCCAGGACTTCGAGCACACCGTGATCGAGTACGGGCCGGGCGAGCGCGCCCACGCCGACGCCCTGGCCCAGCGCTTCCCCGGCGCGCTGCTGCGCCCGGCCAAGGCGGGGCTCACCGTCATCCTGGGGTCGAAGTACGCCGCCGCCCCGGACGCCGGCCCGGCCGCGCCCGCCGCCGTCCCCTCCCAGGTCGCCGAGAAGGCCCGCTCGGCCGACGATGACGTCTGCTCCAACCTGTCGTACGGCTGA
- a CDS encoding alkaline phosphatase — protein sequence MRSMGNKRRKALTVVALASAVAAGSAVTANSAPQQGGRPFPGHGQEIRNVIYLLGDGMGRTHVTAGRERYYGAQGKLNMERLPFTGAVATYAVEKGSDQPALVTDSASSATAWSSGVKTYNAALGVDSYERRRATLMEQAKQAGFATGNVSTAEITDATPGAQFSHVLLRGCQGPVYSDAACLPKNADGSYEKAPADKTLITPVAEQIARNGTADVVLGGGLARFEPDDQKALQAQGYQVLGSFGDPKLPAQTAASQQVATKADLDAVKGKKVVGLFNRGNLTVEQAKAGLPADAPQKKEPTLVDMAKKSIDLLNGRSKKGFFLQIEGAQIDKRSHANDAAQTLAEVKAFDDAVKAAYDFAKKDGHTLVIVTADHECAGFNIIEKGTYTNAESVAPPANTDAGNPANNSTPSRDKSGAKDPVRSSGILNGTGSGDAKNFAPATFRTPDDPAGVKDGSPDASLWLTYLSGNHTGADVPIYAYGPGAERFAASQINTELYGKMYRSLFGRAPRG from the coding sequence ATGAGATCCATGGGAAACAAGCGCCGCAAGGCGCTGACGGTGGTGGCGCTGGCCTCCGCCGTCGCGGCGGGCAGCGCCGTCACGGCCAACTCCGCCCCGCAGCAGGGTGGCCGCCCGTTCCCGGGCCACGGCCAGGAGATACGCAACGTCATCTACCTCCTCGGTGACGGCATGGGCCGCACCCATGTGACGGCGGGCCGCGAGCGCTACTACGGCGCCCAGGGCAAGCTGAACATGGAGCGCCTGCCGTTCACCGGCGCGGTCGCCACGTACGCCGTCGAGAAGGGTTCCGACCAGCCCGCGCTGGTCACCGACTCGGCCAGCTCCGCGACCGCCTGGTCCTCCGGTGTGAAGACCTACAACGCGGCGCTCGGCGTGGACTCGTACGAGCGGCGCCGCGCCACGCTCATGGAGCAGGCCAAGCAGGCCGGCTTCGCCACCGGCAACGTCTCCACCGCCGAGATCACCGACGCCACCCCGGGCGCCCAGTTCAGCCATGTGCTGCTGCGCGGCTGCCAGGGCCCGGTCTACTCGGACGCGGCCTGCCTCCCGAAGAACGCGGACGGCTCGTACGAGAAGGCCCCCGCGGACAAGACGCTGATCACGCCGGTCGCCGAGCAGATCGCGCGCAACGGCACCGCGGACGTCGTCCTCGGCGGCGGCCTGGCCCGCTTCGAGCCGGACGACCAGAAGGCGCTCCAGGCCCAGGGCTACCAGGTGCTCGGCAGCTTCGGCGACCCGAAGCTGCCCGCGCAGACGGCCGCCAGCCAGCAGGTCGCCACCAAGGCCGACCTCGACGCGGTCAAGGGCAAGAAGGTCGTCGGCCTCTTCAACCGCGGCAACCTGACGGTGGAGCAGGCCAAGGCCGGGCTCCCGGCGGACGCCCCGCAGAAGAAGGAGCCGACGCTCGTCGACATGGCGAAGAAGTCGATCGACCTGCTCAACGGCCGGTCCAAGAAGGGCTTCTTCCTCCAGATCGAGGGCGCCCAGATCGACAAGCGCTCGCACGCCAACGACGCGGCCCAGACGCTCGCCGAGGTCAAGGCGTTCGACGACGCGGTCAAGGCGGCGTACGACTTCGCGAAGAAGGACGGGCACACGCTGGTCATCGTGACCGCCGACCACGAGTGCGCGGGCTTCAACATCATCGAGAAGGGCACGTACACCAACGCCGAGTCCGTCGCGCCCCCGGCCAACACGGACGCGGGCAACCCGGCGAACAACTCGACGCCCTCGCGCGACAAGTCGGGCGCCAAGGACCCGGTCCGCTCGTCCGGCATCCTGAACGGCACCGGCTCGGGCGACGCCAAGAACTTCGCCCCGGCCACCTTCCGCACCCCGGACGACCCGGCGGGCGTCAAGGACGGCAGCCCCGACGCGAGCCTCTGGCTGACCTACCTCTCGGGCAACCACACCGGCGCGGACGTCCCGATCTACGCGTACGGCCCGGGCGCCGAGCGCTTCGCGGCCAGCCAGATCAACACCGAGCTGTACGGCAAGATGTACCGCTCGCTGTTCGGCCGGGCGCCGCGCGGCTGA
- a CDS encoding SDR family oxidoreductase gives MSAAAGSAPGTGAAGAAAPRTALVTGASSGIGAAVAAALVARGHRVLGTSRDPGKVERPVPGVEYLALDLTDYASIEACADAAGDVDVLVNNAGESQNGPFEELPMDAVERVFRLNVFGAVRLTQLLLPGMRARGYGRVVMVGSMLASFPLAYRSSYVASKAALKGFASAARREVAPYGVGITTVEPGSIRTGISERRTQYLREGSPFTGEYKTMLAALNANEEKGISPELVAATVVKAVSDARPRPLYAVGSNAPLVFALRRLLPRGAAERMVARRHGLR, from the coding sequence GTGAGCGCGGCGGCGGGCTCGGCCCCGGGCACGGGCGCGGCTGGTGCTGCCGCCCCGCGTACCGCGCTGGTCACCGGCGCCTCCTCCGGCATCGGCGCGGCCGTCGCCGCCGCCCTGGTGGCGCGCGGCCACCGGGTCCTGGGCACCAGCCGGGACCCCGGGAAGGTGGAGCGGCCGGTGCCGGGCGTGGAGTATCTGGCGCTCGACCTCACCGACTACGCCTCGATCGAGGCGTGCGCCGACGCCGCCGGGGACGTGGACGTCCTCGTCAACAACGCGGGCGAGAGCCAGAACGGGCCGTTCGAGGAGCTGCCCATGGACGCGGTGGAGCGCGTCTTCCGGCTGAACGTGTTCGGCGCCGTCCGCCTGACCCAGCTCCTGCTGCCCGGCATGCGCGCCCGGGGGTACGGGCGGGTGGTGATGGTCGGCTCGATGCTGGCCAGCTTCCCGCTCGCCTACCGCTCCTCGTACGTGGCGTCCAAGGCGGCCCTGAAGGGGTTCGCGAGCGCGGCGCGGCGGGAGGTGGCGCCGTACGGGGTGGGGATCACCACGGTCGAGCCGGGCTCGATCCGCACCGGGATCAGCGAGCGGCGCACGCAGTACCTCCGCGAGGGCTCGCCGTTCACCGGGGAGTACAAGACGATGCTGGCCGCGCTCAACGCCAATGAGGAGAAGGGGATTTCGCCCGAGCTGGTCGCCGCGACCGTGGTGAAGGCGGTGTCGGACGCCCGCCCCCGGCCGCTGTACGCGGTGGGCAGCAACGCGCCGCTGGTCTTCGCCCTGCGGCGGCTGCTCCCGCGCGGCGCCGCCGAACGGATGGTGGCCCGTCGGCACGGGCTGCGCTGA
- a CDS encoding FAD-binding dehydrogenase, with protein MSDDADVIVVGAGLAGLVATYELVRAGRKVLVVDQENEANLGGQAFWSLGGLFFVDSPEQRRMGVRDSYDLALSDWLGSAAFDREREDHWPRQWAKAYVNFAAGEKRGYLYGLGLRVTPTVGWAERGAGTAGGHGNSVPRFHLTWGTGPEVVRVFREPVLAAAARGLVTFRYRHRVDGLVVENGAAVGVRGSVLVPSSEPRGVASSREVDGEFELRAQAVVVTSGGIGGDHELVRRNWPVERMGPAPRSMVTGVPAYVDGRMLGIAEGAGASIVNRDRMWHYTEGLRNWDPVWPGHGIRIIPGPSSLWLDANGKRLPAPLFPGHDTLGTLKHIVATGHDHTWFVLTRSIVEKEFALSGSEQNPDITGKDLKLVLSRVRKGAPGPVQAFLDHGEDFVVRRTLRDLVEGMNAISPGPKLELDAVEREIVARDREIDNSYSKDFQVMSMRNARAYWPDRVTRVAKPHRLLDPAHGPLIAVRLNVLTRKTLGGLETTLESQVVRPDGTLFEGLYAAGEVAGFGGGGVHGYNALEGTFLGGCIFSGRAAGRALARRLA; from the coding sequence GTGAGTGACGACGCCGATGTCATCGTCGTGGGAGCCGGGCTCGCCGGGCTCGTCGCCACGTACGAACTCGTCCGCGCGGGACGCAAGGTGCTCGTCGTCGACCAGGAGAACGAGGCCAACCTCGGCGGCCAGGCGTTCTGGTCGCTGGGCGGGCTGTTCTTCGTCGACAGCCCCGAACAGCGCCGGATGGGCGTGCGCGACTCCTACGACCTCGCGCTCTCCGACTGGCTGGGCTCCGCCGCCTTCGACCGCGAGCGCGAGGACCACTGGCCCCGCCAGTGGGCGAAGGCGTACGTGAACTTCGCCGCCGGCGAGAAGCGCGGCTATCTGTACGGGCTCGGGCTGCGGGTCACGCCGACCGTCGGGTGGGCCGAGCGCGGCGCGGGCACGGCGGGCGGCCACGGCAACTCCGTACCCCGCTTCCACCTCACCTGGGGCACCGGCCCCGAGGTCGTGCGGGTGTTCCGGGAGCCCGTCCTGGCCGCCGCCGCGCGCGGGCTGGTCACCTTCAGGTACCGCCACCGCGTGGACGGCCTGGTCGTCGAGAACGGCGCGGCCGTCGGAGTGCGCGGCAGTGTGCTCGTACCGTCGTCCGAGCCGCGCGGGGTCGCCTCCTCCAGGGAGGTCGACGGCGAGTTCGAGCTGCGCGCGCAGGCCGTGGTGGTCACCTCCGGCGGCATCGGCGGCGATCACGAACTGGTGCGCAGGAACTGGCCGGTGGAGCGGATGGGCCCCGCCCCGCGCTCCATGGTCACGGGCGTGCCCGCGTACGTGGACGGGCGGATGCTCGGGATCGCCGAGGGCGCGGGCGCCTCGATCGTCAACCGGGACCGGATGTGGCACTACACCGAGGGGCTCAGGAACTGGGACCCCGTCTGGCCAGGCCATGGGATCCGGATCATCCCGGGGCCGTCGTCGCTGTGGCTGGACGCCAACGGCAAGCGGCTGCCCGCGCCGCTCTTCCCCGGCCACGACACGCTCGGCACGCTCAAGCACATCGTGGCGACCGGGCACGACCACACCTGGTTCGTGCTGACGCGGTCGATCGTGGAGAAGGAGTTCGCGCTCTCCGGCTCCGAGCAGAACCCCGACATCACCGGCAAGGACCTCAAACTCGTGCTCTCGCGGGTACGCAAGGGCGCGCCCGGACCGGTGCAGGCGTTCCTGGACCACGGCGAGGACTTCGTGGTGCGCCGCACCCTGCGCGACCTGGTCGAGGGCATGAACGCGATCTCGCCCGGCCCCAAGCTCGAACTCGACGCGGTGGAGCGGGAGATCGTGGCGCGCGACCGCGAGATCGACAACAGCTACTCCAAGGACTTCCAGGTCATGTCGATGCGCAACGCGCGCGCGTACTGGCCCGACCGCGTCACCCGGGTCGCCAAGCCGCACCGCCTGCTCGACCCGGCGCACGGGCCACTGATCGCGGTCCGGCTGAACGTCCTGACGCGCAAGACGCTCGGCGGTCTGGAGACCACGCTGGAGTCGCAGGTGGTGCGGCCGGACGGGACCCTGTTCGAGGGGCTGTACGCGGCCGGGGAGGTCGCCGGGTTCGGCGGCGGCGGGGTCCACGGCTACAACGCGCTGGAGGGCACCTTCCTCGGCGGCTGCATCTTCTCCGGCCGGGCCGCCGGCCGCGCCCTCGCACGGCGGCTGGCGTGA